A region of the Arachis hypogaea cultivar Tifrunner chromosome 15, arahy.Tifrunner.gnm2.J5K5, whole genome shotgun sequence genome:
aaaatagacatcgacttaaataattttgtaatattattctatcattttaatttagatatttgaatagatcttattaattaattatataatagaattaatatttatttattaaaataaaaataacatatcaaaattagtaaaatatatttttaattaaaattaaacaatataaattctatatatatatatatatatattttcttaaattttaagtattaacatcaaaatgttaatttagtattcttttacatcgtactcttattctaatactctcaataatcttattcttaatattattttggaatccaacgtttatgattatattattacctatgattaattttttatttaatttgtcttttttattgagatcataatttatattagagaaaattccactcccctcctctacgagatgctaaaatgacactctcctcccctctattttataaatgtacattattctcccttctaacttttagaaaacctcctctttaatccattttaaattttttgtgttaactaatgttaattttatccattttttaagaaaaataaattatttttgaaaaaatacctattaataaaaaatttattttttatcattaaattttacttaccaaaataccctttaataaattattcttttattgattaaattgtatttttaccaaaatattttaaaaaattaataattaaattatttttttctaagatacctagtctttaataattttttaattattaaattgtgattttactaaaatttttgtgaataattatttttatatttactattaattttttgatatcaatatatattattttaacattaaataaaaaaatcttaccactgttaatatgtataacaattaatatatattgatattgaaaaataatcttattaaaattttttatttaatgtgaaaataatatatatagatatcaaaaaattaatagtaaaatataaaaaaattttaacaaaaattttggtaaaattataatttaataattaaaaattattgaagggtattttagaaaaaaataatataattattaatttttttaaaatataatttaattaataaaagaataatttattaaaagatattttagtaagcaaaatttaataataaaaaataaaatttttgttaatgagtatttttttaaaaatatttttttttctttataaaatggataaagttagcattagttaatacaaaaagttttaaatggattaaagaggaggttttttaaaagttagaagggaggagaatgtacatttataaaatagaggggaggaGAGTGTCATTTTAATATCTCGCAGGGGAGGGGAGTGGAATTTTctctttatattataaaaaattacagtAAAATATAGTACACGACTATGAAGTACGGACACTTCGCTGAGTTGCCCTGTCtgtgtgtcggacacatttcgaatacgacactcaccgacactcgttCGACACACCTGTCTGCTGTGTCcaatcgtgtcttaataaaaaataaaaagttcttcGGACACgtctggacacacctaaataccatcaggTGTCAGCGTGtctagtcttattcttaacatatattcttaaaataaattgagatatagtatatatcattatttattaaaacaaaaattattttaaatacttgatataattaaaataagacattaaaaataattaaaatatttaatttatattttaatatcaataaaatatcaaaatataattacattaatctaaaaaatactttatattttatatatatgtgtgtcccCGTGtcatataagattttaaaatttgtgtgtcggcgtgtcccgtgtcgtgtcgtgtcagggtccgtgcatcataggtacatagggatggcaacgggtccccaTGGGGCGGGGACATGCCCTCCGTCCCCCACCCCCAATATCTGTCCCCGTCCCTGCCCCGTCCCCATGACGGGTAACGAGGACCCCGTATCCGCCGGGGACCTGAATCTCCGcggatttttgtaaaaattagtaaaaattgagaaaaatagaaaaaattagagaaaatcaaAGATAATCTTCAATTATCATTACAAACATAATATCCATAGTCTTTAAAGACTTaaatagcaataacaacaaaCATAAACATCCAAACATATCCATAAACAATCAAATATTACATAAACAACCAAccatattcataaacaacaaaataaagttCATGACATCATAAAAACATAATTCCACCATCTCAATCTTCCTTTCATCCCATAATGGTAGTGATGGTAGATTCCGACTTACTTGAATCCTACATTGAcaagaaaataatttaaagttaaaatcatATAATAACTCAATAAATCAGTAATATAAAAACATAGTGTGTTATATGTAATTTAATAGTTTACTTATGTCAACATCTCCTTCAATGTTATGAATTGTGTAGCACTCAAATCCTATGTTAGTTGTAGTGCCAAGTTCATTCCAAAGCCAATCTTGATTACACATTAGAGCCTCTAATGTGTCCGGACGCAACCTACTACGATGTGGCGTAACAAATCGACCACCCATACTAAATGAAGATTCAGAGGCAACGGTAGAGATAGGAATCGCCAAAAAATCTCTAGCAATAGCTTGCAAAGTAGGAAAATTCGCTCCATTTGACTTCCACCAATTTAAGATATCAAAATCATGTTCAGTTTGTGGTACCGGTCTCTCTTCAAGATAATAATTCAACTCactctttaattcaataaatgtGGATTCCTCACTTACATGTGCAGCAAAATCAGCTTGCCAATCCTCATGACTGAACTTCCTCCCCTTTAAACTTGAAGGAATTGATGGTGGTGGCGGCATATCTAATTGAGCAGCTtggtctctctctcttccttttgtTGCATATTCTAAAACTAAATCTTGCACTACCCTTTTCACTTGACCAATTACAACACATGCCTCTGTCTCACCATATATTTTACGAAAAaagaaatttaataaatacatctTGTACCTAGGATCCAAAAGAGTCCCAATAGCCATAACTGTATTAATCACACCCCAATACTTTTCAAATTTAGTTATCATACTAGTAGCCATCATTTCAATTATCTCATTTCCACAATTTTTCCACTCCATCAAAGCCAACTTAATCAcataaaccttagaaaaataaagatttgatgTAGGATAAGTTGTTCCAGAAAATAATTCAGTCACATAAAAAAACACCctcaatctttgaaaaatttcatcTGCCATATCCCAATCCTTTTCACTAGGCAAAGATTTATATTGACTCTCACGCAATGACAATCTTTCAAATACATCTCTATACATAATTGCAACTTCAAGCATCAAAAATGTTGAATTCCACCTAGTTTTACAATCAAGACAAAGATTTTTTGTGTAGGGTATTTTAAGTTGCACACatgttttcttaaatttttcttctcttttaggtGTTGCGAGaagacatatcttttttttttttttaccaaagatatgagactcgaacccgcaacctcttaattgagtatgggaagactatgccatttgagctattactcattggccgaGAAGACATATCTTATATAcatttaatctatacttttaatattatatatatacatatgaaatagtaaatataattatatatattaattatcttaattatttaaaattttatatttttatatataatttggtAAATGCTATCATAccctctctaaaataacatgtaagttatcaTTTCTGATGTGTCACATTTTAATTGGGTGTTTATTTTAACTTGAGTTACCTTCTCTACTCTTTCGTCGTCGTTGCACCTCCCAAGCATCACCGTTTCATTGGTGTTTCGTTTTCTCTTCCCAAATCATTCTTCTAGAAAAGGTACTCTAACTCTCTCTAATTGTGTTTACTCCTCCCTACTCCTTCGTCGTCGTCATTATGCCTCCCAAGCATCACCGTCTCATTGGGGGTCTTATTTTCTCTTCCCAAATCATTCTTCCAGAAAAGGTATCCCAACTCTCTCTAATTGCGTTTACTCCTCCCCATTGTACTTCTTCATCGTCGTCGTTACGCCTCCCAAGCATCACCGTCTCATTGGGTGTCTTGTTTTCTCTTCCGAAATCATTCTTCTAGAAAaggtactccaactctctctaatTGCGTTTACTCCTTCCCACTCCTTTGTCGTCGTCGTTGTGCCTCCTAAATATCACCGTCTTATACTCTTATTGGGTgttccattttcttcttcaatcAGGCCGTCACCGTCTTCCAAGATATTATTAACTCTCATGAGATTAAAGTAACTCAAGTTAAAATAAACACCcaattaaaatatgtcacatcAAAGAGGGtaatttacatgttattttagagagggTAGGATAGTATTCaccatataattttaatataggacataaatacaaaatttataatttattaatagacaaacaatatataatattgattcttttaaatatatatgttataatttattgatatagaattataaattatgttCTATTATTTGAGTCAGCTCGTGAATTTTCGGTGGGTCGAACTTGAGATTAAAAAATATGCTCAATTGTTAATGAATCGAATCGTGAGTCAAGCTCAATTTTCTTGAGCCAAACTTAAACTTGGGTTATCTCAACTCACTTCCAACCCACGATTGTTTTAATAgatataataaaactaatttcTCTAAAAAGAATCAATAATAAATTACATCAAGAATTAGAGTATGTTTAGATTTTGATttgaatatatttaattaaaataatattatatgactaaaaaatttataatttttaattaatatttagttaattttatatcttaaatattaaattataaatattaaatcataaattctaataatatataaataaagtattgccaaaaatattaactaatattaataaaatacatTGGTCTCTAACTTTTCTCATTTAATTAAATATGAATTCAAATATACAATAagctttaattttgtttattttcattatcCAGCTGGCTATTGGCTAATAATCAAaatcctttttttatttaaattaaaagattatcGACTTATCATGGATTGGATTGTAAAAGTTTGGGAAGTATTCCTTAATAAAAACGCTAATTTGAGTCATCTTTAGTTGACTCCTTTAATAATTTTGAGAtatattctaaatttctaattctAATGATAGGTAACCATTGTTTATATTTTACTCCTATCccatcaaaaaaaatattttataacgtAACATAGTTGTGAGAATCAAACCGGTAATCGAACcagttaaattactaaattattaatttattggttcAATTGGTAGGTTATTAATCAAATCGGTTAATtcggtataattaaataattatataaattttaatttttttttaattataagtacttttattttatttttatataaataattatcatttttaaattttaatattttattaattagtttatatttattgtattattatattattataggtgAAAACTCACATACAGTTgttttcatatgaagttgatatttaagaatAGTTAGGTGATTTGACAAGTTTGATTAAATATCATCTAacgattttcaactatcaacttcatataaagacaactgcatgtgagtttttacctattattatatactataaatatttactaaaaaaataatattaatagatatcatataattataaaaaaaaataaagtgtgattaataaattttttttggtttatttttttaatttatatatatttaataaaatttatatttaaataaaatataattaatttaaaaatacgtgactttaaaattaaaataaattgaatataaataaaataaaaaattgctatatgtattataatttgtatatatatatattgataagaaGTATTGCCAGCTTGGTGGTAAGATTGTCCTTATTGCAACCTTGGGTTGAAACCCATGTCATgcatttgaaaaaatttttaaaaataacaagTCTTGACACTTGGCAGTGCTGGAGCATATCAAACAGTATTAGATCCGATTGAACTATTTTTTGTTTGAACCGATCGATCCGGTCCGATTTtaataactatattttataaagttaattaaattattatttgttaaacAAATTTTATAATAACACAAACGATTGAATTTATGTTTTTTAATGTTTTATAATAAGCTTTATTAGCCTATTATTAGAGTaaaatttttcttaataatttttataatcatatttacatatatatcaaaaatcaattattatattaattataaacataaaatatatgttaaaatacacaatacatattaaaaatatgtaatatatatgatttttttttttaaagatatgtaTTGCATtgctttgtaaaaaaaaattacgtTGTCCATTATAGAgataaagacaaaagaaaaaagagatcTCCCACTTTGATAAACACTAAAtactaacaaaagaaaaactaacactAGAGATTGGGGATTCATAAGAAATAATGCTCTATAACTTTAGTCATTTCTTGTTATTTCTATAATTACTGTGCGGCCAGCTTCTCACCTTCAAAGACCTCCAAAATTTTTGCCTTTCACAATGTCCAAAACAAAGATGCAAGGAGGCCCATAGAAGGTTGTCCTCTTCTAATACCTTTACTTGCCATTTGCCACCAGACTACAAACTCTATAAACCCCAaaaaattagtcaataaattaattttttaataaaaaaattagaaatgttaattttatagtaaaataagatagag
Encoded here:
- the LOC140179083 gene encoding zinc finger BED domain-containing protein RICESLEEPER 2-like; this encodes MAIGTLLDPRYKMYLLNFFFRKIYGETEACVVIGQVKRVVQDLVLEYATKGRERDQAAQLDMPPPPSIPSSLKGRKFSHEDWQADFAAHVSEESTFIELKSELNYYLEERPVPQTEHDFDILNWWKSNGANFPTLQAIARDFLAIPISTVASESSFSMGGRFVTPHRSRLRPDTLEALMCNQDWLWNELGTTTNIGFECYTIHNIEGDVDIRFK